The DNA window AGAAAGCCTAGCCATGCTCCTAGACTTACATCATCGGGCGGGAGTTGTCTTGTCTGCCAAAGACGAAAGGCCTTCCCGATCTCGTAAAACTTGATCTGCATCTGACCACTTAGCTCCGCCTTAAAGACCGCTGGACCGTCGTCATCCTGATGCAGCGAAAATCCCACCGCAAATTCATCTGGCCTGGCGGGAAAGAGATCCTCGGCCAGCAGAAAAATAACGATCACCGGCCTAAGCAGGCTATAAAAATCACCTACCCCAAGCTCCGTAGCGTACATCCTTGAGGCGTAGTACAGGGCGCGCTTGGCCAAGGACTCATGCGGAGCCATCTGCATCTCGATATCGAGCAAGGTGCCGTCGTCTAGTTTGACATGGATATCCAGAATCGTACCCTTGTCGTCAATCAGCAGCTTAGGGATGTGAGGATTTTGCACCTCAACCGACGTTATCTTACTCGCCGGTTTTAGGATGGCGTTTAGTAGGCCAATCAAAGCGCCATGACCGCGTTTGCGCGCAAATAACATCTTAAACACAACGTCCAGAGTGGGGCGCAGTAGCGCTGGCTTCTCTACCATGTGATGACTCCTCTGCAATGCTGCGCGAGAGATTTATCGATTGATCGCGGCGGTGCAGAGCATTGACTAAATGCGAACTAAAGTCGAACGACATGGGCGGTGCTGTGTATGATGTCTTGGAACGACATTCCGAGAGGATGCGGCACGGCCATCTATCACGGCGATAACAGGAAACTCCTTTCTCCCTCATTCCGTGTCTCCGTGATCTACCGAGTGTTTATTTGACCACGGAGAGAGGAAATTGGGTAAGTTGGAAGTCGTTTTACTGACGGAGGATTCTTCAATTACTTAGACCATTTCGTAAACCCAAATTAAGCCG is part of the Deltaproteobacteria bacterium genome and encodes:
- a CDS encoding Rpn family recombination-promoting nuclease/putative transposase, producing the protein MVEKPALLRPTLDVVFKMLFARKRGHGALIGLLNAILKPASKITSVEVQNPHIPKLLIDDKGTILDIHVKLDDGTLLDIEMQMAPHESLAKRALYYASRMYATELGVGDFYSLLRPVIVIFLLAEDLFPARPDEFAVGFSLHQDDDGPAVFKAELSGQMQIKFYEIGKAFRLWQTRQLPPDDVSLGAWLGFLADPSSHSVEEACMSIPELKDAKVALEELSAEDEAREIARIREKSRLHWDSLMDEARRKGKAEGKAEGKAEGKAEGKEDASLAFLKALLTSPETNKLPD